In Streptomyces sp. NBC_01231, the sequence CAACAAGCTGCGGACAGATGGGCCGGTCTACCCCCGGGTCAGTGACAGCAGGTCCCTCGCCGGGCCCACCGGGCGGTGGCCCGTCGGCCATACCGCGCGCAGGTCCCGGGCCAGGGCGACGCCCTCCACCGGTACCCTCACCAGCCGCCGCATCGCCAGCTCCTCCCCGACCGCCAGTTCGCTCAGGACCGCCGGCCCCGCGCCGCTGACCACCGCCGCCTTGACCGCCGTCGTGGACGACAGTTCGATCAGTGGTCGTGCCAGGCCGCCCAGAGCCGCGTCCAGGACCTGCCGGGTCCCCGATCCCTTCTCCCGCAGGATCAACGGCGTCACGGCGAGCTCCGAGGCCTCCAGGGAACGGCGACGGCGGGCCCAGGGGTGCTCCGGTGCCGTCACCACGATCAGGTGGTCGTGGGCGATGACCACGGAGTCCAGACCCGTGGGCACGGTGAGCCCCTCCACGAAGCCGAGGTCCGCCTCGTCGGCCAGCAGCCGCTCCGCCACCGCCGTCGAGTTGCCGGCGAGCAGCGACACCGCGGTGTCCGGCCGCTGGGCACGCAGCGCGAGCAGCCAGCCCGGGAGCAGGTACTCGGCGATCGTCATGCTCGCCGCCACCCGCAGCCGGGAGTCACGACGGTCCCGCAGCGCCTGCGCGCCCACGTCGAAGGCCTCCGCCGCCGCCACGATCCGCCGCGCCCAGTCCGTCACCAGCGC encodes:
- a CDS encoding LysR family transcriptional regulator, whose protein sequence is MSGAEGQQGEGQARAVGGGGSLGHRVPDLGALELLLAVARLGSLGGAAREVGITQPAASSRIRSMERQLGVALVDRSPRGSRLTDAGALVTDWARRIVAAAEAFDVGAQALRDRRDSRLRVAASMTIAEYLLPGWLLALRAQRPDTAVSLLAGNSTAVAERLLADEADLGFVEGLTVPTGLDSVVIAHDHLIVVTAPEHPWARRRRSLEASELAVTPLILREKGSGTRQVLDAALGGLARPLIELSSTTAVKAAVVSGAGPAVLSELAVGEELAMRRLVRVPVEGVALARDLRAVWPTGHRPVGPARDLLSLTRG